The proteins below are encoded in one region of Apium graveolens cultivar Ventura chromosome 4, ASM990537v1, whole genome shotgun sequence:
- the LOC141716716 gene encoding uncharacterized protein LOC141716716 codes for MDQKLLDLFPLTPQSVPSHTTTNSDAEEFLRDDIDTTLSLRPPGSTAPTSSSSEHFILSLTPLQAHRILERMPEADAKVILSSLSPAIAKDLLVSLSPDFAKVVLESISPEFAKVVLKSMSPVKEAKSCKVVHGGGRGDSSFSNSVLLGSQGAIDGSDSGKTVERRGGYGGPRTGSCGSDETRNLRVYERRSRTGRRNEYKRECSGQGNWGSRTDEISQVTDEFSVGGKRNLDAKKPSGEEDAGPGTKYKAENVPEEKDPEVEVDVKL; via the exons ATGGATCAAAAACTACTTGACCTCTTTCCTCTCACTCCTCAATCAGTTCCATCACACACAACAACAAACTCGGACGCCGAAGAATTTCTCAGAGATGATATTGACACTACGCTATCTCTCCGACCTCCCGGCTCTACAGCTCCGACGTCCTCCAGCTCGGAGCACTTTATCCTTTCGTTAACTCCGTTACAAGCTCACCGTATTCTCGAAAGGATGCCGGAGGCCGACGCAAAAGTCATTCTCAGTTCGCTCTCTCCGGCAATTGCAAAAGACCTTCTCGTTTCGCTCTCTCCTGATTTTGCAAAAGTCGTTCTCGAGTCTATCTCTCCTGAATTTGCAAAAGTTGTTCTCAAGTCTATGTCTCCGG TGAAAGAAGCAAAGAGCTGCAAAGTTGTCCATGGAGGAGGACGTGGTGATAGCTCCTTCAGCAACAGTGTGCTTCTTGGTAGTCAAGGTGCTATTGATGGAAGTGATTCTGGGAAAACTGTTGAAAGGCGTGGCGGCTATGGCGGACCTCGTACTGGATCCTGCGGCAGTGACGAGACTCGCAATCTTCGAGTATATGAACGTCGTAGTAGGACAGGGCGCAG AAATGAGTACAAGCGTGAATGTTCTGGTCAAGGGAACTGGGGATCACGAACTGATGAAATTTCTCA GGTGACCGACGAATTTTCTGTAGGAGGTAAAAGAAATCTGGATGCTAAGAAGCCCTCTGGAGAGGAAGATGCAGGACCTGGAACCAAGTACAAAGCTGAAAATGTGCCTGAAGAAAAGGATCCAGAGGTTGAGGTAGATGTCAAGCTTTGA
- the LOC141717387 gene encoding RGG repeats nuclear RNA binding protein A-like encodes MSRQGSDKDKWKDNAENEEREKKSLSSKEFLKPAPVEIYYSPTGLGRGRGFRGGSSSGSSGMSSYEKAPVIEDPSQFPTLGGK; translated from the exons ATGTCTCGCCAGGGCTCTGACAAAGATAAGTGGAAAGATAATGCTGAGAAtgaggaaagagagaagaag TCCTTGAGCAGTAAGGAGTTCTTAAAGCCTGCTCCAGTGGAAATTTACTACAGTCCTACAGGCCTGGGTCGTGGACGTGGCTTTAGAGGAGGAAGTTCCAGCGGCAGCAGTGGAATGAGCAGCTACGAGAAAGCCCCGGTCATTGAAGATCCTAGCCAGTTTCCGACCTTAGGTGGTAAATGA
- the LOC141718317 gene encoding F-box/kelch-repeat protein At3g23880-like: MISDHLRCRRRLSSSSVPEEIAELIIAKVPCIKTIFRCTCVCKSWCAFINSAPFVKSLTSRIATNNNEFSKLLLCKFKFDKSFIPNYGNDDCMKAFQDTSHAAAGLRGPNFALHVDGEDFKENCKLVFPRRNLQLIDACNGLICYNTCDDQDCLYLWNPTIQREKKISAPIPNLNNNIIGDYDVVFKLWFDNKVNDLRILRIACTDENCTVEVFSLTSNSWMLITEDAPVSTAFFNRNTLACVNGIFYWPVLREDGNWILISLDIENGVFRERLTSWTAKIIYLTPSHNDASLVILGYGDKDDFHLNKRLDCCVFQVYNYSLDKFHKLDINHAQMFYPLGVRNNDELLLKHIYSLQIVSYSVESGKFRKSYPATSPKPLTMIPFVQTLALLNDTDATRIQPPPNILQKRVNFTNLK; encoded by the coding sequence ATGATTTCTGATCACTTGCGTTGTCGTCGTCGTTTGTCATCATCCTCTGTTCCCGAAGAAATAGCAGAGCTGATAATTGCAAAAGTCCCGTGCATCAAAACTATATTCAGATGCACCTGTGTTTGCAAATCATGGTGTGCTTTCATCAACTCAGCCCCGTTTGTTAAATCTCTAACATCTCGTATTGCAACTAATAACAACGAATTTAGTAAGTTACTCCTCTGCAAGTTTAAGTTTGATAAGTCTTTTATTCCCAATTACGGTAATGATGATTGTATGAAGGCCTTTCAAGATACTTCGCATGCAGCAGCAGGTTTACGAGGACCTAATTTTGCACTACATGTTGATGGAGAAGATTTCAAAGAGAATTGCAAGTTGGTGTTCCCGCGTCGTAATCTGCAACTAATAGATGCCTGTAATGGACTGATTTGCTATAACACGTGTGATGATCAAGACTGCCTCTATCTTTGGAACCCTACCattcaaagagaaaagaaaatCTCAGCCCCTATTCctaaccttaataataatattattggtGATTATGATGTAGTTTTTAAGTTGTGGTTTGATAACAAGGTGAATGACTTGAGGATATTGAGGATTGCCTGCACCGATGAGAATTGCACGGTTGAGGTCTTCAGTCTAACTAGTAATTCCTGGATGCTAATCACCGAAGATGCTCCAGTCAGCACTGCTTTCTTCAATCGTAATACACTTGCGTGCGTTAACGGAATATTTTATTGGCCTGTACTCAGGGAGGATGGTAACTGGATACTAATTTCTTTAGATATAGAGAATGGGGTGTTTAGAGAGAGATTGACTAGCTGGACTGCAAAAATTATATATTTGACACCATCTCACAATGATGCCTCCCTTGTTATTCTCGGATACGGAGATAAAGATGACTTCCATTTAAATAAACGTTTAGATTGTTGTGTCTTTCAAGTATACAATTATAGTTTGGACAAATTCCATAAACTTGACATCAATCACGCTCAGATGTTCTACCCCTTAGGCGTCAGGAACAATGATGAGCTTCTTCTAAAACATATCTACTCTCTACAAATAGTCTCATACAGTGTTGAGAGTGGAAAGTTCAGGAAATCTTATCCCGCAACAAGTCCCAAACCCCTCACGATGATTCCTTTTGTTCAGACTCTTGCTCTGCTCAATGATACAGATGCCACCAGAATTCAACCACCTCCAAATATTCTACAAAAGAGGGTAAATTTCACAAACCTCAAGTAA